The following coding sequences are from one Bacteroidota bacterium window:
- a CDS encoding DUF2027 domain-containing protein, with the protein MKFNIGDKVKFLNEPGGGVVSKIISTSMVNVAIEDGFEIPTLISDILKVSDTGYSSRMFDEDFKVELPVRSGNQETKTSSEPIREAREDEDTRYSQLKLHRSKETHEKGVYLVFFPHDQQWLLTGLLDVFLVNFTGMDVLYNFFLQNRNGSFSGLDYGSIPGQSKVLIESISREDIGAWEQGIIQVMFHPEPAEKVYAPISRSYHIKPVKFLNENNYHDAEFIDGKAYIIEVCKISILRSAGEDPVLRKYEDDAPVIEKAKEIKEKALIDQHRTEPGVAVVDLHIGELVDNIKGMNSHDMLTLQVNYFVKALESAIANRYRKVTFIHGVGNGVLKQKIIEKAKEYEGLEQYDASLAKFGVGALDFVIRYN; encoded by the coding sequence ATGAAATTCAATATAGGCGACAAAGTTAAGTTCCTCAACGAACCGGGTGGCGGGGTAGTTTCCAAGATCATCAGCACCAGCATGGTAAATGTTGCCATTGAGGATGGTTTTGAGATACCCACTTTGATCAGTGACATCCTCAAAGTAAGTGATACCGGGTATTCATCAAGGATGTTTGATGAAGATTTTAAGGTAGAGTTGCCGGTTAGGTCCGGAAATCAGGAAACTAAAACGTCGTCGGAGCCAATACGGGAAGCCCGTGAGGATGAGGACACCCGTTACAGTCAGCTAAAACTGCACCGCAGCAAGGAAACTCATGAAAAGGGGGTTTATCTTGTGTTTTTTCCACACGACCAGCAATGGTTATTGACAGGACTGTTGGATGTTTTCCTTGTCAATTTTACAGGAATGGACGTTCTGTACAATTTTTTCCTGCAAAATCGTAACGGAAGTTTTTCCGGACTTGATTACGGATCAATTCCCGGACAGTCGAAAGTCCTGATCGAATCCATCAGCCGGGAAGATATTGGAGCCTGGGAACAAGGTATCATTCAGGTAATGTTTCATCCGGAACCGGCTGAAAAGGTATACGCACCGATTAGCAGGAGTTATCACATAAAACCTGTTAAATTCCTGAACGAGAACAATTACCATGATGCTGAATTCATTGACGGTAAAGCTTATATAATAGAAGTCTGCAAGATATCAATCCTTCGTTCGGCGGGAGAAGACCCGGTTCTGAGAAAATATGAAGACGATGCGCCGGTAATTGAAAAAGCGAAGGAAATAAAGGAGAAAGCGCTTATAGACCAGCATCGCACAGAGCCTGGTGTAGCTGTAGTAGATTTACACATTGGGGAGCTTGTGGATAATATCAAAGGAATGAACAGTCATGATATGCTTACCCTCCAGGTGAATTATTTTGTAAAAGCCCTTGAAAGTGCCATTGCCAATCGATACCGTAAAGTAACCTTTATCCATGGTGTAGGTAACGGAGTGTTAAAGCAGAAGATCATTGAAAAAGCGAAGGAATATGAAGGTTTGGAGCAGTACGATGCTTCGCTGGCGAAATTTGGGGTTGGTGCCTTGGATTTTGTGATAAGATATAATTAA
- a CDS encoding TonB-dependent receptor, whose translation MKRILLSLFLFVLLYSAFTQEPEATDTLVRLKEVVILEDYTSAVPFRIETIPEKEIEISAVRDPGDFLRRIPNVAAIRKGGIGLDPVVRGFKYGQINVHVNHGMKIEGGCPNRMDPAIAHIDVDDITRMEVVKGPFALKYGPNMGGVINIKTWKPIKSEKFKINVKSIQGYESNWNGFKQHLAFYGGNSDVFFSLSGNFKKYGNYNDGNGETVNSHFTRYNYSAVLGFSPLKGHEAILSLDESYGRDVMYPALPMDERVDDTQLLSFDYTIAKIGKAISGVRLKVYHSAVHHEMDNKERPFSDTVVAVSIVDATNTGYRLLGTVKAGSGSLTVGTDHENIRKDGTRTKTKILEPTMPTMKEDLWNDAVIDNYGLFAEYQHTLGRIDVIASIRADFNEARSGDLILKKMENIVYSNTETSSEYFNLSASAGINWHVSGHWLAGFSLGRGVRSPDMIERFIILLPVGYDSYDYLGNPSLKPEANNEVDLSTTFSGEKYGTLGAGVFFSVVTDYITGRYVPPTVAKPQTAGVLGVKQFVNLPVVYLWGWELSYASPARYRWRLGLDVARTCGINPEADVYVFSGGNLQEIKKVKNDPLPEIPPLEANLSIAYSFLKGKVIPEANVRAAARQDKASEAYGERKSPGFIIAGLRIVWNYNQYLTVTGGIENLFDKAYYEHLNRRITGSSLNFYEPGRSFYVNLIFNI comes from the coding sequence ATGAAAAGAATTCTTCTATCGCTTTTCCTGTTCGTGCTTCTGTATTCCGCTTTCACCCAGGAACCTGAAGCAACCGATACTCTTGTCCGCCTGAAGGAGGTAGTAATTTTAGAGGATTATACCAGTGCCGTGCCCTTCAGGATAGAAACCATTCCTGAGAAAGAGATTGAGATTAGCGCTGTCAGGGATCCTGGTGATTTCCTGCGCAGGATACCCAATGTGGCGGCTATCAGAAAGGGAGGTATAGGTTTAGATCCTGTTGTGCGGGGCTTTAAATACGGTCAGATAAATGTGCATGTAAACCATGGGATGAAGATCGAAGGCGGCTGTCCGAACCGAATGGATCCAGCCATCGCCCATATTGATGTGGATGACATAACCAGGATGGAAGTCGTAAAAGGCCCTTTTGCCCTTAAGTATGGACCCAATATGGGTGGAGTGATCAATATTAAAACCTGGAAACCAATTAAGTCCGAAAAATTCAAGATTAATGTTAAATCCATTCAAGGTTATGAAAGCAACTGGAATGGTTTTAAACAACATCTTGCTTTTTATGGCGGTAATTCGGATGTGTTTTTCTCCCTTTCCGGAAATTTTAAGAAATATGGCAATTATAACGATGGAAATGGGGAAACGGTCAACTCACATTTTACAAGATACAATTATTCGGCAGTACTGGGTTTTTCCCCCTTGAAAGGCCATGAAGCCATTCTCTCCCTCGATGAGTCATACGGCCGGGATGTGATGTATCCTGCTTTGCCTATGGATGAACGTGTTGATGATACACAACTTCTATCGTTCGATTATACGATAGCCAAAATTGGAAAAGCCATCTCCGGTGTAAGGTTGAAAGTTTACCACTCGGCTGTACACCATGAGATGGACAATAAAGAAAGGCCCTTCTCCGATACCGTGGTGGCCGTGTCAATCGTAGATGCCACCAACACCGGTTACCGGCTGCTGGGAACGGTAAAGGCGGGATCGGGATCGTTGACAGTGGGTACAGATCATGAAAACATACGTAAAGACGGTACAAGGACAAAAACCAAGATATTGGAACCCACCATGCCAACTATGAAGGAAGACCTTTGGAATGATGCCGTTATCGACAATTATGGCTTGTTTGCAGAGTATCAGCATACATTGGGAAGAATAGATGTGATAGCATCGATACGGGCAGATTTCAACGAGGCCAGGTCGGGAGACCTTATCCTGAAAAAAATGGAAAACATTGTTTATTCCAATACGGAAACTTCTTCTGAGTATTTTAACCTGAGTGCAAGCGCCGGTATTAACTGGCATGTCTCAGGTCACTGGTTGGCCGGCTTTTCCCTGGGTAGGGGAGTCCGGAGCCCTGATATGATTGAACGCTTTATTATCCTGCTTCCTGTTGGGTACGATTCCTATGACTACCTGGGGAATCCCTCACTCAAACCGGAAGCCAATAATGAGGTTGATCTTTCTACCACATTTAGTGGTGAGAAATACGGAACACTTGGTGCGGGTGTGTTTTTCTCGGTGGTAACGGATTACATTACCGGTCGCTATGTGCCTCCGACGGTAGCAAAACCTCAGACAGCAGGAGTTTTAGGGGTAAAACAATTTGTAAACCTGCCGGTTGTGTATTTATGGGGATGGGAACTTTCGTATGCATCGCCCGCCCGGTACCGGTGGAGACTGGGGCTGGATGTCGCCCGCACCTGCGGTATAAATCCGGAAGCCGATGTATATGTATTCAGCGGAGGAAACCTCCAGGAAATCAAGAAAGTGAAGAACGATCCCCTGCCGGAAATACCGCCGCTGGAAGCCAATCTTTCCATTGCTTACTCCTTCCTGAAAGGAAAAGTGATCCCCGAAGCCAATGTAAGAGCCGCCGCCCGCCAGGATAAAGCCTCTGAAGCATACGGAGAACGCAAATCCCCGGGATTTATCATTGCCGGCTTAAGGATCGTTTGGAATTACAATCAATATCTTACTGTCACCGGCGGAATAGAGAACCTCTTCGATAAAGCCTATTATGAGCACCTGAACCGTCGAATTACCGGCAGTAGCTTAAACTTCTATGAGCCGGGCCGCTCTTTCTATGTTAACCTGATCTTTAATATTTGA